The DNA sequence CTCACCAGCGCACCGGCGCCCCACCACTCCAGCGGCATCCCGCCCATCCGCATCGTGCTCTTGCCCCGCTGCAGATGGGAGTTGTGGGCGTGGACCAGTACCGGGCCCCGGGCCGCCAGGGCGAGGAGGTTGTGGGCCATCATCTGGTCCCGCACGCCCGCCAGCCGGGTCAGACGGGCCGGTGAGGGGTCGGCCGTCCAGTAGTGGTAGCGCAGCAGGCCGGTCGCGGTGCGCGCGTACAGGCACGCTCGCTCCCAGTCCTCCCCCGGGGTGGCCCCGATCAGGTGCGGTGTCTGTTCGTCGAGCAGCGCCGCCAGTTCGCCGGCGAGCAGCCGCAGCCGACCCGCCTCGGCGGACCGGCCCACGGACCGGGCCGGGTCCCGCATCGCGGCGGGATCGCTCCACCGTTCGTCGGCGCCGAGCAGGCCGTCGAGGGTGTCCGCGGTGCAGGGGAGCAGGTCCGCGTCCACCCGCGCCGCGAGGTAGCCGTGCAGCGCGGTGAGGGCCTGCCGCGGACTCGCGGCGCCGGTGATCTCCAGCGGGCCGTCGAAACCGGCGAAGCGGAGCCGTTCGGACGCGGGCCGGCCGTCGTTGTGGGCGCGCATCCAGCGCACCAGCTCGCGGTTGGCCGCGGAGGCGCCCCAGCCGTGGCTGATGCCGTGCTCCACGACCTCGTCGAGCGTGCCCGTGCCCGAGGTGACGTGGTCGTCCACGGCCAGGCCCTTCAGACAGTCGCTCTCGATCGCGACCGTCACGTAACCCTCCTGCTCGACGAGTTGCCGGAAGAGCTCGTTGCGCAGGTCGAGCAGGGCGTCCTCGCCGTGGGTCGGCTCGCCCAGGGCGAGCAGCCGGGGCCGGCCCGGCAGCAGCCCCATGACGGCGGTGGCCTCGACGGCACGGACGGTGTCCTCGATGTCGGGAGCGGCAGGGGCGGTGTCCTGGAAGTCAGCAACCATGGCCTCAACGGTATCGTTGAACCTTCGGTGGAGACTTTCACGGAAATGCTCCGCGCTATCCTCGGCTTCATGGGGAGAGACCTTCAAAGCGGTGAGCGGCTGCGGCCGGTCGACCTGGCGCGCGGGCACGGCCTGTCCACCCAGGCGGTCAGGAACTACGAGGAGGCCGGCATCCTCCCGGCCGCCGATCGCACCCCCCACGGCTACCGCACCTACACGCCGCTGCACGCACGGGCCCTGCGCACGTTCCTCGCCCTGGTCCCCGGCCACGGCCACCGGACGGCGACGTCGATCATGCGGGCGGTGAACGAGGGCGCGGCCGACGAGGCGTTCCGGCTCATCGACGAGAGCCACGCCCAACTCCTCGAAGACCGGCGGACCCTGCGGGCCGTGGAGGGCGCCCTGAAGGACCTGGGGCCCACCACGGCCTCCGAGCCCACCACCGCGCCCCATCCCGCCGCGCCGTCCGGGCCGGGCGTGCCGTCCGGGCCGGGCGGCACCACCTTCATCGGGCCGCTGGCGGGGAGACTCGGCATCCGGCCCGCCACGCTGCGCAAGTGGGAGCGCGCCGGGCTGGTGCGCCCGCGCCGGGATGCGAGGACCGGGTACCGCGTCTACGACGAGGCCGACGTCCGGGACGCCCGGCTCGCCCACCAACTCCGGCGCGGCGGCTACCTGTTGGAGCAGATCGCTCCGTTGATCGACCAGGTGCGGGCGGCCGGCGGGCTGGAACCGCTCGAGGCCGCGCTCCACGACTGGCACGGCCGGCTGGCCGCCCGCGGGCGGGCGCTGCTGAGCGGGGCCGCGGAGCTGGAGGCGTACCTCCGCGACCGCGGATGACCCGCCCGCCGCCGGGCGCGAACCCCGGACCCCGCCGCCGGCCGGTGCCCGGATCACCGGCCGCGCGACGCGGCCCTCACCCGCCCGTGTGCGGCTTCGCCGTCGGCGCCGGTCCGGAGTCCCCCGCGGCCGGCGAGCTGGGCCACCAGGCCCGCGGGCCGAGGTCGATCACCAGCGCGGGCACCAGCAGCGAGCGGACCACGAGGGTGTCGAGCAGGACGCCGAACGCCACGATGAACGCGATCTGCACCAGGAAGGCCAGGGGGATGACCATCAGCGCCGCGAACGTGGCGGCGAGCACGACGCCGGCCGAGGTGATCACGCCTCCGGTGGTGGTCAGCCCGCGCAGGACGCCCCGGCGGCTGCCGTGGGTGAGCGCTTCCTCCCGGACCCGGGACATCAGGAAGATGTTGTAGTCGACGCCCAGCGCCACGAGGAACACGAAGCCGTACAGCGGCACCGAGGCGTCGGTCCCGCTGAAGCCGAGCAGGTGCTCGAAGACGAGCACCGACACCCCGAGCGTCGCCAGGAAGTTCAGCGCCACGGTCGCCACCAGCAGCACCGGGACCAGCACGGAGCGCAGCAGCAGCACCAGGATCAGCAGGATGATGGCCAGCACCAGCGGCACGATGAGGGTGCGGTCGCGCGCCGCGGTCTGCTGGGTGTCGTACTGCTGCGCCGTGTACCCGCCGACCAGCGCCCGCGCGCCGGACACCGCGTGCACGTTGTCCCGCAGCCGCTCGACGGTGGCCTTGGCGGCGTCGCTGTCGGCGGCGGACTCCAGCGTGGCGTCGATGCGGACGCGGCCGTCGACGACGAGCGGCGCACCGGCTCCCGGCCGTCCCGACGCGGAGACGGTACCGGCGGCGGCCACCCCTTCGGTCTCCCGCGCGGCACGGGTCACCTCGGCCGCGCGGCCGGCATCGGCGATGATCACGGCGGGGTTGCCGGAGCCGCCGGGGAAGTGCCGGCCGAGCGTCTCCTGCGCGCTCACCGAGGGCGCGTCACCCACGAAGATCTCGTCGAGCGGCACGCCCTTGGCGGACAGCGACGGGGAGAACGCCGCGAACACCGCCAGGACCAGCGCGGTCAGCACCCACGTCCTGCGGGGACGCCGGTCCACCGTCGCGGCGACACGACGCCAGACGCCGTGTCCCTCCACGGAGGCGTCCGAGGACTTCGGCCGGGAGGGCCAGTACGCCGCACGGCCCAGCAGCGCCAGCGCGGCCGGCAGGAAGGTGAGCGTGGAGAGGACCGCGCACACGATGCCGATCGCACCGACCGGCCCGAGGGCGCGGTTGTTCGTGAGGTCGCTGGCCAGCAGGACCAGCAGCCCGAGCGCCACGGTGGCGGCGCTGGCGATGATGGCGCCGAACGAACGGCGCACCGCGGCGAGCGCCGCCGCGGCCCGGTCCGCGCCGAGGGCGATCTCCTCGCGGAAGCGGGCGGCCACCAGCAGCGCGTAGTCCGTGGCGGCACCGATCACCAGGATGGAGAGGATGCCCTGCACCTGGCCGTCCACCCGGACGACGTCCCGGTCCGCCAGGGCGTAGACGACGGCGCACGCCAGGCCCAGGGCGAACACGGAGCCGAGGATGATGAGGAAGGGCAGCAGGACGCTGCGGTAGACGAGCAGCAGGATCAGCAGCACGGCCCCGAGCGCCACGCCCAGCAGCAGCCCGTCGATGCCCGAGAACGCGTCGGACAGGTCGGCCTGGCTCGCCGCCGGGCCGGCGATCAGGGCCGTCGTGCCGGGGACGCCGTCCGCCGCGCGACGCACCTCGTCCAGCACCGTGGGCAGTTCGTCGCCGAGACCGGGCTGCAACCGGACGACGGCCTGCAGGGCGAGACGGTCGTCGGAGACCAGCGCGGCCGACGGACGGCCGACGACCCCGGGCTGTCCGGCGAGGGCCTCCACGGCACGGGTGGCCGCGGTCCGCTGCGCCTGGGTGACCGGCTCCCCGTCGGTCGTCCAGACGACGATGGCGGGCAGGGCGTCGGACCGGGCGAACGCCTCACCGGCTTCGAGAGCCCGGGTGGACTCGGCGCTCCGCGGCAGGAACGCCGCCTGGTCGTTCGTGGCCACTTCGCCCAGCTTGCCCGCGTACGGGCCGAGCGTGCCCCCGATGCCCAACCAGGCGAGCAGCAGGACGACAGGGATGAGCCACCGGGCCGAGCGCGGTGTGATCTTCACGTGATTCCTCGGGTGGTGTCGACAGGTGTCACCAAGATGTCTCAGTTATCGACTATCTCAATGATTGAGTTAAACCTATACTGAGGGAATGAGCGGTACCGACGGCCCTTCGCCTTCCCTTCCCGCGGACGACCTCACCGGGTTGCAGTCCTTCGCGGTCCTGCTGCGCCGGATGAACGGCGAGTTCAACCGCATAGCCCAGGAATTCGCCCAGGCGCAGGGGCTGCACCTCACGGATGTGCTCGCCCTGATCGCGCTGCTGGACGCCGATGCCGCGGACGGCCCCATGACCCCCGGACGGCTGCGCAAGCAGCTCCAGCTCACCTCCGGCGCCGTGACCGCGTGCATCGACCGGCTGGAGAAGGCGGGCCACATCCGGCGCGTCCGGGCGCTCGACGACCGCCGCGTGGTGCACCTGCACTACGCGGAGGCCGGCCGGCAGGTCGCCCGGGAGTACTTCAGGCCGCTGGCCCACGGCACCGCGGCGGCGCGCGACCGCTTCACCCGGGACGAACTGGCGGTGGTCGCGCGCTTCCTCACCGAGATGAACGGGGAGCTGGGGCGCCTCGGCCGCTGAAGGGGCCCTGCCCGACGGGCGGCCGTCCGCTCGCGGCGCGCGGGCCGGGCCCCGGCCGCCGCGGGTCTCCAGGTCTGGACCACCTCGGCACGCCTGGCGCATCATGACGATGTCATGACAACCGCTGGCGGAGGGACGTCCGGAATGCCGACGATGCGCGCCGCACGGATCATCTCGGTCCTGACCGCTCTCCTCCTGCCGGCGCTCGCGGCGCCCGCTCCCGCGGCGGCGGTCCCGGACGGGACCGTCTCCGGCGTGGAGTCCGCCGCCGTCTCCGCGGCCGCCGACTGGAGTCCGCCGCTCAGCACGCGCGGCCGCTGGATCGTCGACGCCGACGGCGACCGGTTCAAGCTGCGGTCCGGCAACTGGCACGGAGCCAGCGGCACCTGGACCGGCACCGGCAGCCCGGACGAGGACGCCCGTCACCACGCGGGGGAGAACTCCGGCCGGATCCCGCTCGGCCTCGACAGGGCCCCCATGGCCGAGATCATCGCCGGTTTCGAGGAGATCGGCATCAACAGCGTCCGGCTGCCCTTCTCCAACGAGATGATCCACGACACCCGCCCCGTCACGGACGACGCCGTCGCCGCCAACCCCGCCCTGAGAGGCTCGACCCCGCTCCAGGTGTACGACGCCGTGGTCCGCGAACTCACCGGAGCCGGCCTCGCGGTGATCCTCAACAACCACACCAACACCACCCGTTGGTGCTGCGGGGTCGACGGCAACGAACGCTGGAACGCGAGCCGGTCCACCGGGGCCTGGGAGAACGACTGGCTGTTCATGGCCCGCCGCTACCGGGACAACGGGCGCGTCGTGGGCGCGGACCTCTACAACGAGGTCCGCCGCGACGTCTGGGACGACCCCAACTGGGGCCTCGGCGACGACCACGACTGGTTCGCCGCCTCCCAGCGCGTCGGCGACCGCATCCTGACGGAGGCCAACCCCGACCTCCTCGTCATCGTCGAGGGCATCAACTGGACCGGTATCCCCGTCGACGGGTTCCCGCACGGGCGCCCCACCCTGGAGCCCGTACGCCACCTCTCGCACACCCTCGTCGACTCGGGCAAACTCGTGTACTCCGCCCACTTCTACGGCTACACCGGCCCGCGTCACAGCGGCGCCACCGGAATCGGCGAGACCACCGACCCCCGTTACCAGGACCTCACCCCGGCCGAACTGACCGACGTCCTGGACCGCCAGGCCTTCTTCGTCACCGCCGAGCCGGACCGGCACTTCACCGCCCCCGTCTGGATCAGCGAGTTCGGGGTCGGCGGCCGGGGCGAGACGGGCGCCGCGCAGCGCGCCTGGTTCGAGCGCTTCGTCGACCATCTGGTCCGTACGGACGCCGACTTCGCGTACTGGCCGCTCGTCGGCTGGCACGAGAACGGCCGCGGCAACGGCTGGGCGCTGCTGCACTGGGACGCCGCGGGCCACCGCATGGGGCCCTACGACGGCGACGACTGGCGGGCCGGGGCCTGGACCCGACTGGTGGAGGCCACCGGACGCGCCGGCCGGGTCGCCCCCGTGGCCGACTGGTCGATGCTGAGCCCCGACCACGCCGACTTCGTCGCCTCGCGCCGCATGCGCGCGCTGCCCGACTGGGACCCCGGCGCGCGCAAGGCCGTATGTCCCGACGGGCAGCGGCTCGTGGGCCTCGGCCACACCGGCAACCGGGGCCTGTGCTCCGACGTGACGGCCGGGCCCCTGGGGGACCCGTCCGGCGGGCACGAGGTGGTCAGGGACGAACGGCACGTCCCGCCGGGCGGTGACTGGGCGTCGGGCCACACCAAACTCCAGTGCCCCGACGGCCACTTCCTCACCGGCTACGGCGTGCGCGGTGCCGCCGTCTCCTCCGCTCTGTGCGCGAAGGCCCCACCCGGCGGGATCACCGGCACGAGCGGCCGTACGGTCTGGTTCGACCGGAGCGACAACCGGGGCGCCGGGCCGAAGGGCGGCGACTTCGCCCACGGGCACTACAAGGGCCAGTGCGCGGACGACGAGTACGCCGCCGGGATCGCCTACACCGGCCGCATCGGATCCCGGGGGACCCCGGACGCGCTGTACTGCCGCACGCTCACCTGACCCGTCGGCGACGGGGCGGACAGCGCCCGAGCGGGCTGCCGGCGGGACGGCCGGGCCCCGCGCGGGCCGGGGCCACCGCGTGCCGCCGGCACTTTGTCCCACGGGAGGAAGAAGATGCGGGACCGTGCGCGAAAGGGGTTACGCGTTCGCGCGAGGGCCGCTAACTTCCTTGAAATGAACCGGTCATGAGCCTGCTCGGGGCGAGGGCCGGTGTTCCACGGCGCGACGGCGCGCGCCCGCACTCCTGCACGGCAGACCCCGCACGGCCTGCCGCCACCCCCCATATTCCTGGAGACTTCCGTGCGCACGAGACCGCTCGGACACAGACGTGTCCGCACACTGCTGACAGCCGTGGCGTGTGCCCTGGCCCTGGCACTGCCGGCGGGGCCGGCCGCCGCGGCCACCACCACCGCACCGGCAGGCCCGGCCGAAGCCGCCGCGGCCGAGGACTTCCAGCAGGTCACCCTCGCCAAGGGCGTGGCCGAGACGGGCGAGCCCATGACCCTGGCCGTCCTGCCGGACCGCTCGGTCCTGCACACGTCGCGTGACGGCACCCTGCGGCTGACCGACGCCGCGGGCACCACCACCGTGGCGGGCAGACTGGACGTCTACAGCCACGACGAGGAGGGCCTGCAGGGCGTCGCCGCCGACCCCGGCTTCGCCACCAACCGCTTCGTCTACCTGTACTACGCCCCCAAGCTGACCACCCCGGCCGGCGACGCCCCCGCCGACGGCACGGCATCCGACTTCACCCCGTTCGACGGCGTCAACCGGCTGTCCCGGTTCGTGCTGCGGACCGACGGCACCCTGGACACGGGGAGCGAGAAGAAGATCCTCGACGTGCCCGCCTCCCGCGGCCTGTGCTGTCACGTCGGCGGCGACATCGACTTCGACGCGGCCGGCAACCTGTACCTGTCGACGGGCGACGACACCAACCCCTTCGCCTCGGACGGCTACACCCCGATCGACGAGCGCGCCTCGCGCAACCCCGCCTACGACGCCCAGCGTTCCTCGGGCAACACCAACGACCTGCGCGGCAAGATCCTGCGCGTCAAGGTGAACGCCGACGCCACGTACAGCATCCCGGCGGGCAACCTCTTCGCCCCCGGCACCGCAAGGACCCGGCCCGAGATCTATGCCATGGGCTTCCGCAACCCCTTCCGGATGAGCGTCGACAAGGCCACCGGCACCGTCTACGTCGGTGACTACGGCCCCGACGCGGGCACCGCCAGCGCCTCCCGCGGCCCCGGCGGACAGGTCGAGTTCAACCGGATCACCAAGGCCGGCAACTTCGGCTGGCCCTACTGCACGGGGAAGAACAACGCCTACGTCGACCACGACTTCGGCACCGGCACCTCCGGCTCCGCCTTCAACTGCGCCGCACCGAGGAACACTTCGCCGCGCAACACCGGCCTGACCGACCTGCCGCCCGCCCAGCCCGCCTGGATCCCCTACGACGGCGCCTCCGTGCCCGAGTTCGGCAACGGATCCGAGTCGCCCATGGGCGGCCCCGTCTACCGGTACGACGCGAACTCCACCTCCGAGGTGAAGTTCCCCGCCGAGTACGACGGCGACTTCTTCGCCGGCGAGTTCGGCCGCCGCTGGATCAAGCGGATCGAGACCGGCGGCGACGGGACCGTGCAGTCCATCAACTCCTTCCCCTGGACCGGCACCCAGGTGATGGACATGGCCTTCGGGCCGGACGGCGCCCTCTACGTCCTCGACTACGGCACCGGATACTTCAACGGCGACGCCAACTCGGCCCTGTACCGGATCGAGCACGTCACCGGCGGACGGGCCCCGGTGGCCCAGGCCAAGGCGAACACCACCTCCGGCACGGCACCCCTGACCGTCGCCTTCTCCTCGGCCGGCAGCTCCGACCCCGACGGAGAAGCGCTCCGGCACGCCTGGACCTTCGGCGACGGCGCCACCTCCACCGCAGCCGACCCGTCCCACACCTACACC is a window from the Streptomyces capillispiralis genome containing:
- a CDS encoding erythromycin esterase family protein — protein: MVADFQDTAPAAPDIEDTVRAVEATAVMGLLPGRPRLLALGEPTHGEDALLDLRNELFRQLVEQEGYVTVAIESDCLKGLAVDDHVTSGTGTLDEVVEHGISHGWGASAANRELVRWMRAHNDGRPASERLRFAGFDGPLEITGAASPRQALTALHGYLAARVDADLLPCTADTLDGLLGADERWSDPAAMRDPARSVGRSAEAGRLRLLAGELAALLDEQTPHLIGATPGEDWERACLYARTATGLLRYHYWTADPSPARLTRLAGVRDQMMAHNLLALAARGPVLVHAHNSHLQRGKSTMRMGGMPLEWWGAGALVSARLGAEYAFVATALGTIRHQGVDTPPPDSVEGMLYALPEDRCVVDARRLAAVLGDTPPPPRVSPWFGYAPLDPARLADSDGIVFVRDVPRR
- a CDS encoding TioE family transcriptional regulator, with the translated sequence MGRDLQSGERLRPVDLARGHGLSTQAVRNYEEAGILPAADRTPHGYRTYTPLHARALRTFLALVPGHGHRTATSIMRAVNEGAADEAFRLIDESHAQLLEDRRTLRAVEGALKDLGPTTASEPTTAPHPAAPSGPGVPSGPGGTTFIGPLAGRLGIRPATLRKWERAGLVRPRRDARTGYRVYDEADVRDARLAHQLRRGGYLLEQIAPLIDQVRAAGGLEPLEAALHDWHGRLAARGRALLSGAAELEAYLRDRG
- a CDS encoding MMPL family transporter encodes the protein MKITPRSARWLIPVVLLLAWLGIGGTLGPYAGKLGEVATNDQAAFLPRSAESTRALEAGEAFARSDALPAIVVWTTDGEPVTQAQRTAATRAVEALAGQPGVVGRPSAALVSDDRLALQAVVRLQPGLGDELPTVLDEVRRAADGVPGTTALIAGPAASQADLSDAFSGIDGLLLGVALGAVLLILLLVYRSVLLPFLIILGSVFALGLACAVVYALADRDVVRVDGQVQGILSILVIGAATDYALLVAARFREEIALGADRAAAALAAVRRSFGAIIASAATVALGLLVLLASDLTNNRALGPVGAIGIVCAVLSTLTFLPAALALLGRAAYWPSRPKSSDASVEGHGVWRRVAATVDRRPRRTWVLTALVLAVFAAFSPSLSAKGVPLDEIFVGDAPSVSAQETLGRHFPGGSGNPAVIIADAGRAAEVTRAARETEGVAAAGTVSASGRPGAGAPLVVDGRVRIDATLESAADSDAAKATVERLRDNVHAVSGARALVGGYTAQQYDTQQTAARDRTLIVPLVLAIILLILVLLLRSVLVPVLLVATVALNFLATLGVSVLVFEHLLGFSGTDASVPLYGFVFLVALGVDYNIFLMSRVREEALTHGSRRGVLRGLTTTGGVITSAGVVLAATFAALMVIPLAFLVQIAFIVAFGVLLDTLVVRSLLVPALVIDLGPRAWWPSSPAAGDSGPAPTAKPHTGG
- a CDS encoding MarR family winged helix-turn-helix transcriptional regulator, whose product is MSGTDGPSPSLPADDLTGLQSFAVLLRRMNGEFNRIAQEFAQAQGLHLTDVLALIALLDADAADGPMTPGRLRKQLQLTSGAVTACIDRLEKAGHIRRVRALDDRRVVHLHYAEAGRQVAREYFRPLAHGTAAARDRFTRDELAVVARFLTEMNGELGRLGR
- a CDS encoding glycoside hydrolase family 5 protein encodes the protein MPTMRAARIISVLTALLLPALAAPAPAAAVPDGTVSGVESAAVSAAADWSPPLSTRGRWIVDADGDRFKLRSGNWHGASGTWTGTGSPDEDARHHAGENSGRIPLGLDRAPMAEIIAGFEEIGINSVRLPFSNEMIHDTRPVTDDAVAANPALRGSTPLQVYDAVVRELTGAGLAVILNNHTNTTRWCCGVDGNERWNASRSTGAWENDWLFMARRYRDNGRVVGADLYNEVRRDVWDDPNWGLGDDHDWFAASQRVGDRILTEANPDLLVIVEGINWTGIPVDGFPHGRPTLEPVRHLSHTLVDSGKLVYSAHFYGYTGPRHSGATGIGETTDPRYQDLTPAELTDVLDRQAFFVTAEPDRHFTAPVWISEFGVGGRGETGAAQRAWFERFVDHLVRTDADFAYWPLVGWHENGRGNGWALLHWDAAGHRMGPYDGDDWRAGAWTRLVEATGRAGRVAPVADWSMLSPDHADFVASRRMRALPDWDPGARKAVCPDGQRLVGLGHTGNRGLCSDVTAGPLGDPSGGHEVVRDERHVPPGGDWASGHTKLQCPDGHFLTGYGVRGAAVSSALCAKAPPGGITGTSGRTVWFDRSDNRGAGPKGGDFAHGHYKGQCADDEYAAGIAYTGRIGSRGTPDALYCRTLT
- a CDS encoding lectin → MRTRPLGHRRVRTLLTAVACALALALPAGPAAAATTTAPAGPAEAAAAEDFQQVTLAKGVAETGEPMTLAVLPDRSVLHTSRDGTLRLTDAAGTTTVAGRLDVYSHDEEGLQGVAADPGFATNRFVYLYYAPKLTTPAGDAPADGTASDFTPFDGVNRLSRFVLRTDGTLDTGSEKKILDVPASRGLCCHVGGDIDFDAAGNLYLSTGDDTNPFASDGYTPIDERASRNPAYDAQRSSGNTNDLRGKILRVKVNADATYSIPAGNLFAPGTARTRPEIYAMGFRNPFRMSVDKATGTVYVGDYGPDAGTASASRGPGGQVEFNRITKAGNFGWPYCTGKNNAYVDHDFGTGTSGSAFNCAAPRNTSPRNTGLTDLPPAQPAWIPYDGASVPEFGNGSESPMGGPVYRYDANSTSEVKFPAEYDGDFFAGEFGRRWIKRIETGGDGTVQSINSFPWTGTQVMDMAFGPDGALYVLDYGTGYFNGDANSALYRIEHVTGGRAPVAQAKANTTSGTAPLTVAFSSAGSSDPDGEALRHAWTFGDGATSTAADPSHTYTANGQYTATLKVTDPTGKSATASVQITVGNTAPTVRLDTPADGRIYDFGAAIPFKVTVTDPEDGTIDCTKVKVTFIVGHDSHGHPQTSATGCTGTLHTLADGEHDPNANIFGVIDAEYTDKGAGGQPALTAHDQHITQPSHRQAEHYGDSSGVQVMNHAPAHGGRTVGNIENGDWISFTPYSLDNTTGFTARVSSAGSGGTLEVRAGSPTGTLLGTATVPVTGGWETFQDVTAPLSNQPAGTTTLHLVFKGGSGALFDVDEFSFTTSAGGTRTGEVKGVNGKCLDVDNAGTADGTEVQIWTCNGTSAQRWTVADDGSLRALGKCLDVSGGGSADGTRVQLWTCNGTGAQKWAAQSDGTVRNPQSGKCLDASGGTWEDGTPVHLWTCHTAANQKWTLP